The following is a genomic window from Coturnix japonica isolate 7356 chromosome 26, Coturnix japonica 2.1, whole genome shotgun sequence.
gctaAGGTACTTGGCATGGCCAGGAATAGCTCTGTAATAGGATGGAAGTGGCTGGGCAGGGCCTGGGGGTGGGAATGCAGAGGAGGACCCAGGAGGGGATGGGAGCAATGTGCCCCCCAAGCTTCTCTTCCTTGGCACCAAGCATCTGAGAGGGAAGTCTGACCTGCAGACTCAGGGGCCACTGACTCGCCCCTGGCAGCATCCACACCTGGACCTGGACCAGAACCAGGaccaggagctgtgcaggtCATTAATCTGAGCATCCACAGGCTAAATTTCTTGCATTTGGCACGTGGCTTGTGTTGTGTGAGGAGCTCATTCCTGCTGAGTCCTCTTTGGTTGCAGCTTTGGAGCTGAAGCCATTTGCACCaggaggtgggagcagagcagcacaaggagtGCAACAAGGGGATGAATAATTAACTGCATATGACACAAAGAGTAATAAGAAGAGAGGCAATACCAGGGCCATTGTGGggcagtggaaaaaataaactatttagAGAAACAAGAGCTACGTGATATTCTCAtatcatattattttttccatagcCCAAAGGGAGCCTCCTGCCTGCAGACAGCTCATcttctgctggggctgcagatggGGAGACGTTCTGCAGGgttaaaaacaaattgcagctgtgctgtgtgcccatGCTCTGAAGTTTAGGATggggtagggtagggtagggtagggtagggtagggtagggtagggtagggtagggtagggtagggtagggtagggtgggatgggatgggcaatgggatgggatgggatgggatgggatgggatgggatgggatgggatgggatgggatgggatgggatgggatgggataggataggataggataggataggataggataggataggataggataggataggataggataggatgggatgggatgggatgggatgggatgggatgggatgggatgaaatTGAATTGAGTGGAATTttgaatggaaaggaagaagggaatgaggagaagaaaaggggagaggatgaggagaaattCAGTCGGAAGGGACCATCAAAGATCCCCTAGCCCAACTGTCTGACCTCTAAATTGTGCCCTAAAAGAGGTCTTTACTCACCAAGGAGCCCTTGGGCTGCAGGACTCCCTCCCTGGGGATGCAGGTGCAAATATCAGGGAGCACTGCTGGATTTCCAGCTTGCTGCTGTAGCCAAAGCAGGACAGTACATTGGGGTGTGCATTTGTGCCGGTGCTGGATCTGCTGGGCAGTGTTTCATGTGAGGATGTGAGAGCTGTGGCACATGGGTCGGTGACAGGGGGACGGTTGGGGTATGGGTATGCTGTAGCGTCCGGCAATAGGAACGTGCTGTAGAGCTTTCCCCTTATCTCCATAATCCCCTCCTGGTGACCCGCCAGCGCACGGGGAGAGGCAGACAGGAGGATTACGGCCGGGGCCAGCCACGGAGCTGGTGAGTGCAGGTCCCTGGGGCCGCGATCCCCCCGACAGTGGGGTCGGTCTGGCTGGGCAAAACACCCCAGGGGGACCCTCGTCCCcgtccccctccccatccccgcAGCGACGGACCGAATCGGGCCGGGGCAGCCGCGGGACCCTTTGCATGGTGCTGCCGGGGAGCTGCGTGGAAGCCTGCGGGGCGTGCGGGATGGTGCACGTCCAGGTGAGCCCCCAAAAAGCAAAAGGCGGTGGGGACCGGAGGGGACTTGGGGCTGAATGCGGCCATTAGAGGGCAGCGTTACCGCAGCGTGATGTCCTGTGATGCTTCTGTCTGTACCGGCTCCGTGATGCACGGGGATACGAGTGGCAGCGCTCAGTCCCACTCACCCCATATGGGACCCACACCTCACCCCACAAGCAGGCTCCGTGCCCGCTGCCCTCGCTTTCCCCCAGCAAGTGACAGCACCAGCTGCCACCGCTGTCCGGATGCTTCATCCATGAGACAGCAGTGGGATAGGAGCAGTTGGGACTCTACATCTCAGCCTTGGGATGGTTGCTGAAGGGAGACGAGCCTCGCTTATTTATAGGCTTCCAGCCCTGATGCTGTGTCCTCTTGCTCCCCTCCCCACGTCCTAAAGGTGCTTCCCAGCCTTGTGGGGGTGGTCAGTCGTTTGTAGCCTAATCCCCGGTGTCCCCAAAGGCACCGAATGCAGAGCAGGGCTCATCCCTCTAAATATAGCTGCAGCAGTGGTTGTATCAGGAGACGCTGAGCGTGCACCCCACGGCCACCTCTGGGCTGGGGACACCGGGTGGTGTtggggggctctgagcagccccagcacagcagcagagatggctCAGCCTTCGCCCTGTGGGGCACTCAGGCAAAGTTCAGCTCCCATTCCTGGCTGCCCCAGCGCCGCTGGCATCCACCCGCATTGGGTttcagggaggggaggggatgaGTTTTGTGCCTCTTTACGGCTCTGGTTACCCAGAACTTGTGTCAGTCGACAACTGGGACTGATAGAGGGACACAGGGACAGCGCAGCCCGAACCCGGCTCCAACAGGAGATGCCCTGGTGCCAGAAGCTTGCTGGTAGGAAGGTTTTGCTCCACGGTGCTGATTGAGTatccttcttcctgctgcaggaggggatgTGGTTTCTCTGGGTGTCCCAGGCAAGGGGGAGCTGCAAGGGGGGATTTGGGATCCCCATCGAAGAGCAGTTTGGGAAGAGAAgctctgaaagcacagataCTCCTGATTGCTATTTAATTAATTCAGGAGAAGATGATCAGGCTCTCGTACTGATTCACCCCTTAGCAGAAAACATCGTGTTCCTCACTCAGCCTTCTTTGACATATGGCTGTTGTTTCCAGCCCACCCCCAGCTCTTGCTCGCTGACAAGCAGCAATGCTGAGCACATGCTGTGCGGGGTCCGGCTGTCACGGGGACCCCCCAGGGCAGCGGGGGGTGGGTTAAAGATCAGAATGGGGCTCATGGGGGCTGATGAGCAAAGCAGGGTCCTGCCCTGGGACTCCTGATCCTGCTGCTTCCACCTCCCCCATCTACCAGCAACACTGAAACCCCGCAGTACAGGCAGCTTTAGCACTTCCTGACCCAGCAGGGGACATGGCTGCACCATTCCCAGAGCTCCTGGCGTTCCTCCCTCCCATAAGCTAATTTCCCCCTAAGTTCTCCAAGCATAGACATGGCTCTAAATAACCGTAGCCGTGGGGGTTGGTCACTGAATTGTCCTGGCAGCGTGTTCCTCACCTGTGATTGATGTCCAGGGACACTGTGTCATGTGCCCAGGGACTGCCCTATCGGGACCTACTGTGGTGGCAcacagagatgctcagagcAGGGTGAGGACACATCCCCATCACCCCAAGGACCCATCTCTGCACGAGGCAGGAGCACATCCCCAGTGCCACCACTATGGGGTGGCAGCCCAGACTGGGGCCGTTTCCACGTGGCTCCTTTGCTGTTCCCTACACCCCGTTCCCAGGCTGTTGCCTCTCCCCCAGGCTCCCTCCCCTCTCACCAGCCTGTGCCGCCTGTTCTTGGCTGCTTCTCAGCCTCGCAGTGCCTGTGCTGCAAACCCACTGTGCCTTCCTCTGCCCCTTGGACTCCTTAACTGCAGCCATGGCAGAGGGAGAGGATCCGACGTTTGGCAGGAGTGAGCAGGGCATCCTCATGCAAGATCCACATCCTCCTGACTCCTGTCCTGGGAAGAGGATATTGCTCTTAAATTCTCTCCTGGGTGTCTTTGTAAGTACCCCCATCTGCTCCTCTAAGCAAGGATATCAGGGTGTGCAGGGGTGCTGGGTGGTACCCAGTGCAGGGCTTGGGATGCCCATGGGGTTATCTGGCTCCTGAGGTTCAGGGTTCAGCTCTGGGCTCCAAATACAATGGGGACAGCAATGATTAGGAACAGTCGAGTTTGCAGATCTCTTCTCCTGATGACATGTTTGTGTTGCATTGCTAGCTGGCCTTGCAAAACCCCTTTGTTTCTAGTATGGGGAGAGCTGGGCTGCTCTGGCTTTGTTTCTGGAGAGAGCAccactgctttctgctcctttggGGTTTAACTTATAGGGGATTTGGTGCTTTCTGGAGGGCTCTGTGCCCTTTTGTGTGAATTGGATTGGAATCTGCTGCTGGTGTGCAGGGTGTGCGGGAAGGGGATTGCTGATGCAGGCTCACAGCATGTGAGGGCAGGATCCAGAGAGGGCAGACCTGAGAAATGCAGGGACTGTTAGTATAGGAAGCTCCCTTTGGGGTTTATGGCATGCAGGGCCATGCAGCGTGGGGCTGAGTGTCCTAAACTCAAAGCTATTGGGGTGAGTTCAGCCCATTTGCTCCTTGCCATCCAGCACCATATCAAACAGCTACCTGCCAGCTTGGCTGGGGATGCCCTGGGCATTGTGCCATGCACCATGAGCAGGACCCTCATCCTGCTTATACCCTTGGTGTTTAATTAGAAGTGCTGAACTGTGCTTTGGCAGCTGCACATCACAGATCTGCTCATGCcaggctgctccagctcctggtACACTGTGATGTACGGCACCAGTGCAGGGGGATGCACTGGGtccagcagcactggaaatgcATCCCTGTCTCAGAGCAGCTGCTACCTCCATGTCCTGTTCCCCTGCTTGCTCCATCTGCAGCCACTCTTATCACTGCCCCATCAGAGCCCATGTCTGCACCCAGAGCAGCTCCGAGCTGGTGGGTTGTGCTTGCAGGGCATGGAAAGAcatggggggagatgggaggTGATGTCCAGCAGTGTTCAGGGCAGTCTGCATGTCTGAGCTGTGGgaacagcacagctctccccaTTAAGCATGTATCTAGGTCACGATCAGCTCATCGCTCCGGCCTGTACAATTAAATGTGTGGCAGGAGAGACTTCCcaagctgttgtttttatgccttttctgaaaaagaagcaaaccaGAGAGCTGCAGCCGAACCTCTGCCATTCAGACTTCCATCCATGTTTATgctcagcaaagagcagagcccagcaatGGGAGCAGCTTATCCAAGCTGCAGGTCAGATTCCTTGCCCAGAACCTTGGCTTTCACTCCAGCAATATACAAGGACCGGTGGCTCCAGGctgccaccagctgctgcagtaCCCAACCCTGCTGCCGCTCTGCTTGCTTTGCAACCGTGACATTTAATAGCTTTTTAATTGCACATGAGGGAATCACAGTTAAAGAGACAAAGCGAGGTATCAAATACCTGTAGCTGGCACGTAGGCGGCTCGGCTGCTCCGTGCCATGGCAGCGGCTGCATCACTCAGTGCAAGTTCCCCATTACTCCCTATTGCACTGAACAGGGCCAGCACTGATGGCTGCTCCCCAGCTTTTGCCCCACGTCTCCTTTTAATGGCAGATTTTGGCACCTCTGAGGCCAGTTTCTGGCTCTCTGTGCAGCCCTCATGTGTTGCACTGAGGTCTGGGGTTGCACCACATCTCAGCACTTTAACTCCTTCTTTCTATGACCCCATAGCGACATTGCTTCCCCCCTGCCAAAACCTCAGCAATAAGTAATGAGCAGAGCTCCCCAGCATCAATGTGACACTGGGGGCGTGAGGTCCTCCGTGTGCTTTGCTACAAGGCGTGCTAAAAGCACAGCTCCGAGGCTCACAAGCATATATTTATCCCAGAATGTGGTCGTTTAATTTTGCTCTGAACCATTTGCCACTTGCACTTGCTGTGCAAGGAAGGCAAGGAGAGACCCCAACAGAGCACAGTGGGAACGCAGAACTGTGGGTGCTGAACATGCAGGTGGGAACACGGAGGTGTCATCACCACCATTCCCATGAGTAACACCCCTGCAGAGATACTCACGGTGCATTGAGGATCAAAGCATCCCGGCCCTGAGCAGAGCTGTTGCCGGGCTGCCGAGATCTCAATGGCTTGGCTGGGATTTTCCCATGCATAGTTTCCCACCCGGAGTTCCACTTTGTGCCTCCGCTTGGCTTTTCCCATGCTCAGCATCCTGGTGTTGTGACAGCGTGGGTGCTCAGTGCCCGTCACAACACCCTGTGCTGGGGCACATGCAACATGCAGGGCTGAAGGCGGCGTGCGTatccctgctgcagggatgaggGCTGTTTCTGCATTACAGCCCTGAAAGCTACAGTCAGAGAGAGAGCTGTAAACAGCTCGGGAGGATTTACTGAGTCGGCAATCCcgcagcacacagctcagctcagccccgATGCTGCCTGAGCGCTTGGGAAGCTCACAGGGTTGCAGggactgctctgcagccctgcactcGGGCTGGGGGACACACAGTCCCTGAGCTCCCCCAGGCAGCTCCTGAGCTGACCCCTGCCATGGCATCGCAATGGGGATGCAGCCAGGCAGCCCCTGCCGAGTAGCCCTGGGGGATCCGAATCTGCTGGCAATGGAGGTAGGTGCTGCGGCCGCTGGGCTTGGGGAGGGTGGGCAAAGGGATCTCGTCTGGGTCCCCCTGTCAGCCCCAGAAACATGCATACTCAATGCATGGAGCCCAAGGGGTGATCTGTGCCGGAGCAGCAGAGACAGGGTGGGAAGCTCCACTGAGAGCTGAAACCGTTAACGTGCTCCTGATgatctgtaagaaaaaatactgtcagGATGGGAAATGAacagaggcagctgctgctgtcccctctGCCTGTACGGGggcacagagcaaagcacagagggCACAGGGCTCCTGCTCCGGTCCTTGCTGCAGGCTTGGGAGGAAAGTGGGAGGTGTGAGTCAGGGCTTCTGCTTCTATTTTCAATGCCTGGGGTTGGAATAGTGGCTCTGATCTGCACGGCACGGGTCTGAGAACCTAcatggggatgggaaggggctggggaCATCCCATGTCATGACAGGCTGATGGTAGTGATCAGCTCACAGCATCTATGCTgagttctgctttgctctgagccCCCCAGGGGAGAGGGGCCATGGGAACAGCTACACTTCATTAATGACTACCCAAAAAATCGACCACACCACAGCCACGTGGCATTAGCTCATCCCCAATGCTCCCTAATAGGTTGCAGCATATGGAAACCAAAATAGTTTGGAGCATGAGTAAGTGTCCCGAGAGCTATCTTCTGAACTTTGTGAGCATTGTGCCATTTCTTAAAATGGGTTTgaatcccttccagccccaggGTGTACAGGGTGACCCAAAGCCCTTTGTTGGGGACACAGCTGTGACTCTGGGCTCCTTACCTTCTACCTGAGCTTTCCCTCCATCAAACCTGCAACAGCAAACAAACCAGCATTGCATAATTGTGCCCGGCCGTGGCCCTCCAAGCACTGTTTGCTCAGCTTATTAGCTTGAGCCTTTTGCATATCTCAGCTCTCCCGGGCTGAACCCTGTTGATAAGAATAATTCTCCTCCTTGCATCCTGCATTCCTCCCGCATCCCACATCagctccccccctccctccctcccttccagCTTGCCTAGAAAACAAGTATAGGAGATGGACGGTTTCATTTCACTGTGCTTACCAGAAGGTTTTGCTGCATGTAGGGAAAGTGTGGCTGCTGCTAATCCCCCTGCTAAATCTGCTGCACAGTCATTTAGGCTGGCTGGGATTTAGCAGGCACTGCCTGTTAATGCTGCAGAGATCTGtattgtcttttttgttgttgttgttgccgCTTTCAGAGCAATAACCTGATGTGGCTCTCACATGGTTCTGCCCTGTGTCTGAAATAAGGGCAGAGCTTTCTTAGGGTTCTAGGGAAGGGATTTTGCcctgaacacagcagcacaatggGAAGCATCCTTTATCCCTTTATAAAGGGAACTGGAGTTTCTGCTGTGATAACACTGCATTTCAGAGAAGTTTGAGCCACTTCTCCCTTTCATTACCCTCTTTCACATTTCCTGTCccagctgctctggggctgcttttcttttccacgGCTCTTTTTTTGTCCTTTGCTGTCTATAAATGGTAAATCTGGGGTAACAgcctgcttcctgctgcctcccatTTCTTCCTGCCCATAAGaaccaaaagcaaaaccctCCCCTGGGCTGAAGGGGAGCCCTGAGCCTACAAACTGCAAGTTGGGTGGGTGGGTTCTTTAAGGAAAATGCTGATCCAAAAAGGATGGAGCTCTGCCCTAGAAGCAGGCGAAGGTTGCTtgttttcccccctttccttgCATCTTTGAGTATATTTCCCCTGTAACAGTGAGATAAGAAAAGCCCAGCCTaagggctgggggctgcacgGAGCTTGTAGTTATCAGTGTTTTCCTCCCACGAGGCTGAAAGCACTGCAAGACGACCCTTATACTGAGCACCAGTGTCCCCAGGTGGTCTACAGCAAGCCAAGCCATGCTTATATAAAGCCCTACAAATCCCATGCTGGGCACTAAGACAAGCATAGCCCGTGGCTCTGTGTCCACAGCAAGGGAGGGACATGAAAACAAGGTGTGGGGGGCAtttccctgctcctccagcccagctcagcacttGCCACAAACAGGAACCTCAATAAACAGCATCTTGAGAACATTCCTCCCTTCTGCACAAGGCATTTCCCAGTGATAAAACACTCCTAAGTAACGATCTCACAGCATTATCCCTATTAAAGGGTCACTCGGGGAAAATGTgatggaaatgagaaattattcaGGTCTGCCAACAGTATTTAACTTTCAAGCAGCTCTTAATTAGAAGCCAGGAGCCATTTATACAACCGTTGAGATTTGCATAGGAATCTGCACGTAGAAGCTGGGAAGCATGATGATTTTTGAGTGGTAAAGCAGCATATTGTGGGGGGGAGAGGTGCTGGCATAGGATCCATGCTCTGTGGGTATGTGGAGCCTGGCCTCAGGAAGGTGCTTCTCTCTCCCCAATGCTTTagtttttccatctttaaaTGGAGATCATTGTGTGCCTGCAGTTCCCAGCAGGTAACCACTGGGTTGCACAGTCCCTGCTCTGATGGGAGGTTGGATAAGGGGTTTCCATTTCAGCTCCTCGCTGCTTTCCCCTAGCACAGAGCTGGTTCCCAACACTGTGTGCAGCCCAGTgagcccccagcactgcatgtGCTTTGCTAAGAACCCAAACCAACCCAAGTTATGCCTTTGTCCTCTGACTGGGATTCCACCAGTACCCAACTGAtatttcctgatatccaacctacCTTTCCTAATatcctctgcctgcagcttgaTAAGGGGGACGTGGCCACACTTGGGCTGCCCTCCGCCACCGGCCACGGTGACACCGATGGCCCCATCTGCCTGGATGTCCCCGATGGCACTCCAGACCCCCACAGGACCAAGGCAGCCATTGAGCACCTGCACCAAAAGATCCTTAAGATCACCGAGCAGATCAAGATCGAACAGGAAGCCCGTGATGACAATGTGGCAGAGTACCTGAAGCTGGCCAACAACGCGGACAAGCAACAGGCTTCACGTATCAAGCAGGTCTTTGAGAAGAAGAACCAGAAATCAGCGCAGACCATCGCACAGCTGCACAAGAAGCTCGAGCATTACCATAAGAAGCTGAAGGAGATCGAGCAGAACGGCCCATCCCGACAGCCTAAAGATGTCTTCCGGGACATGCACCAAGGCCTGAAGGATGTTGGGGCCAATGTCCGCTCCAGCATCAGTGGATTTGGTGGTGGTGTGGTGGAGGGAGTTAAAGGAGGGCTCTCAGGACTGTCCCAAGCCACCCATACTGCTGTAGTGTCCAAGCCTCGGGAATTTGCCAGCTTAATCAGGAATAAATTCGGCAGCGCAGACAACATTGCTCACCTGAAGGACACGTTGGATGATGGGCACCCTGAGGAAGCCTCACGGGCGCTCAGCGGTAGTGCCACGTTGGTCTCCAGCCCCAAGTACGGCAGTGATGATGAGTGCTCCAGTGCTACTTCAGGGTCAGCTGGTGGTAGCAACTCTGGGGCTGGCCCCGGTGGGTTGGGGAGCCCCAAATCCAACACGCTGGAGGGCCATCATAGCAACTTTGACACCATCCTGGAGGAGCTGCGGGAGATCAAGGACAGCCAGTCGCACCTGGAGGACTCCATGGAGGACCTCAAGGCTCAGCTGCAGCGGGATTACACCTACATGACACAGTGTTTGCAAGAGGAACGCTACAGGTATAGGGCCGATGGGGGGGAAGGGCAATTTGTGTCACCTAGGGTGGCTCTAGGGGGACCATGAGGGAACCTTCCTGGGCTTGTGAATGAGCCCTGCACACTGGGGGTGGTGGGAGCTGCATCACAGAGGATCAGGAGGTACGTTACCATCATCAGCCCCAGGCAGGAGGGAGGTGGATCCATGGGTTGTGGTTCTGGGGGGGTCCCTCCAAAGCCAGTGCCCCCCTCTGCTCCTACACACAGGTACGAGCgcctggaggagcagctgaacGACCTCACTGAGCTGCACCAGAATGAAATGACCAACCTGAAGCAGGAGCTGGCGAGCATGGAGGAGAAGGTGGCCTACCAGTCCTATGAGAGAGCACGGGACATCCAGGTAGGGGAGTATCGGGGTTCAGCCTCACACTGCACCCTCCACCACTGGGGCAGAGAGGGACACTGGGGGCAACAGAGGGAGGGACAAGGGGAGCCCTTTTCCCAGCTGTTATAACTTATATATAAGATTGAGTCCTTGCTGTGATATTGTTCCAGCAAGAAACTCTGATCCCAAAATGCATGTCTGTACCCATGTGTGATGAGCACATGGGTAGGTACCCATGGCACAGagagcatccccagcacagccagggcatAGATTCACAGAGAGAAACCCATTCTACCACCCGTCACCATCACATTACACATAGCAGAGCTACAGGAGCAAAACCTTGCACATAGCAAATCCCCAAAGCCCTCATTGCCACCAAGTGGCCGTAACACAGCTGCACCCCGCAGGAAGCAGTGGAGTCATGCCTGACACGGGTGACCAAGATGgagctacagcagcagcagcagcaggtggtgCAGCTGGAGGGTCTGGAGAATGCCACAGCCAGGAACCTGCTGGGGAAGTTCATCAATATCCTCCTGGCTGTCATGGCTGTCCTCCTTGTCTTCGTCTCCACTGTGGCCAACTTCATCACACCGCTTATGAAGACCCGCATGCGCATCCTCAGCACCGCCTTGCTcgtcctcttcctcttcttcctctggaAACACTGGGACTCCATCACCTACTTTCTGGAGCACGTCCTGCTCCCCAGCTGATCCAAAGCAACGGGTGTTTTCCCATTTCCCATGGAGGGGATGGCGCTCCGGAGCCGTTGGTCATTTCTTTGCTCACTCTTTGGTTGCTTTCCTGGCCCTCAGTCAGCTGCGGTCACTCAGAGCAGGGTGAAGTCGGTCCTCTGGGATGCTCAGGGTTGGGGGGTGAAGAATGAGGGAGTTTGGGATGAAATTGGTGATGTAAGTGGTGGGTTTTTCTAAGGGGGGGGGtttggttgttgggttttttctaCTGTTGCTCTGTTCTGAATGTCAGTGGGAAGGTCTTGTGCAGAGCTTGTTGGGATTGAGGACTGAGCTGGAGCAAACCCAGCTTTGGGACAACTTTCTATATGGAGAGGAGTTACCGGGGCTgactttttccctttcaaactgaaagatggAGCTGAAACAAAGCACGTGGCAAAGGAAGAACTGGGTCCAAGGCAAACATCACTGCTCCCAGTGAGCTCACAGCAGGACACACATCTCACCAGCTTCTCCAACCCCCTCACCAGGACCAGGGCAGAGCGGGGCTGCGGTGCCATCCCCAAACAAACCCTGGGGACCCAATGCAGACCCAGTGCAGCATCAGCATTGGCACAAGCAAAACCCCCCTCCTCTACTGGTTtctcctcatttatttatttccccttcctttaGCTTCAATTGATCTGATTCTCTTCAGGGACACCCAGACTTTCCAGCATCACGTCACTGAGTTTTCCAGCCTCTGCAATGTGTTGTGTGCGTGTGTGGTTTTTAAGTTAATTCAAGACTCTGTTTCCATTTGTGAATCAAAGCTGGTAGCGCCAGGGGGAGGTGGGCAgctgcctcccccagccctACACAAGAGCACAGCATGCAGTCTTGGatgtttcttaaattatttcatacctatatatttatgtaatatatctaaacacacacacacacacacatacatatatatataaatataaatatatataaaacttacCCACAATCAGATCCTCCTCTGGTGCAAATGGGTGCAGCTCCAGCGACTTCAGAAGCACTTGGACCAGGTTTGTCTCAGCTCAGAATTTGGCCTTTAGCAGCTTTCCTGCTCTATAAccctgtgtgcagggctgctgtgggacATGGGGAGGGGTGCATCATTTCTGACCTAGACACAGTATTAAGGCCACCACGTGGGTACTGGTCTGAATGCATCAGGGTGAAGTGAAGGAGAAGTCAgcttggggaggggggggaaaacagcagcaggttgGGTTTCAGCTGCTTGCATTGACCTGGAAAGGCAATGGATTGATCAGAGCCAGCAGCTGAATCAACATGGAGGGGGGAGGTGGGCAGTAGGGCACTGGGGGGGTCCTGGCAGCACCAAGGGCTGGATGTGTGGATGGACCCCAGTCCTACACAACCTCCTGGTGGTTGTTTTCCCCTGGGCAAGGCCACTGCCTTCAGTCTCAGTCACTATTTACCCCCTCTTTATGCCTCCCACATACCTTAGCAGCCCCCCATGCCTTTCCCCCCCAAGTTCTGCACCCCATACTGGTGGTATCCTCTGCCTCACACCTCTTCCatcctcctggctgctgccctgTCTCCACACTCCCAAACACAGGCATCAATACTTCTCCTTAACCAGCGTCACTGCCCAGCTGAACCCACCCATTCCTTACCTGTTAACCGTTCTTCCTgcccagggaagcagcagccccatACAGAGAACAGCAGATGCCCGGTACCCCCATCCGAGCCCCACATCGGGGATGGCTCCGGGGCTGCGGCCACTGGAGGGCCCCCGACAGCCATGGAGAGAGGAGAGGCGGAGAACAGGGAGGGGATCTGAAGTACCCCCGCCCTAAGAGCTCTGGGGCCGGGTGGGGTCCTTCATCCTAATTAGAGCCTTAACCCGTTCCGGGCCAGAAGGATGAGATTTTGTGAGCAAAACCCTGCACCCTCCTGGGTCACCCTATTCCCAACCTGGGGACAGCAGGAACAGACAGCAGTGGGACCCTTGGGCTGAGAGAGCCCTACTGCCCCCCCTACATCCTCGTACCCCCACCACCATTCCCAGTGAGGGGGGAGGCAGAAAACCCAGCACGTGGAGCTGGGCACTACGGTGACAATGGCTATGGGGCCAATTCCCACGGGCTCAGGGCTCCCTGAGGACTTACATTCTCCAAGTGGGGCTGGAGAGGTTTATAAGAGCCCCCTTTGTGCCAGAGGGAGGAGAGGTGAAGCTTTGACGTCAGCTGGGGAGGAATTCCTTAATGCCATTCAGGCCTCCCTCGGTTGCTTTGCTAATTGCATTTTATGTAAttgcagcagctggggctgccagTCTGCTACTGGGAGGGGGATAGGGGCAGTGGGTATGAGGAActgggggcactgggagcagctctTCCTTTGGGAATAGCAttgcagccccactgccctATGGCCATCCTGCAGTATGGGGTGCCCATGCCTTGCTGCCTCCCCCCACCTCGCATGAACACGGGGAGAAGTAAT
Proteins encoded in this region:
- the TMCC2 gene encoding transmembrane and coiled-coil domains protein 2 isoform X2, translated to MGWQPRLGPFPRGSFAVPYTPFPGCCLSPRLPPLSPACAACSWLLLSLAVPVLQTHCAFLCPLDSLTAAMAEGEDPTFGRSEQGILMQDPHPPDSCPGKRILLLNSLLGVFLDKGDVATLGLPSATGHGDTDGPICLDVPDGTPDPHRTKAAIEHLHQKILKITEQIKIEQEARDDNVAEYLKLANNADKQQASRIKQVFEKKNQKSAQTIAQLHKKLEHYHKKLKEIEQNGPSRQPKDVFRDMHQGLKDVGANVRSSISGFGGGVVEGVKGGLSGLSQATHTAVVSKPREFASLIRNKFGSADNIAHLKDTLDDGHPEEASRALSGSATLVSSPKYGSDDECSSATSGSAGGSNSGAGPGGLGSPKSNTLEGHHSNFDTILEELREIKDSQSHLEDSMEDLKAQLQRDYTYMTQCLQEERYRYERLEEQLNDLTELHQNEMTNLKQELASMEEKVAYQSYERARDIQEAVESCLTRVTKMELQQQQQQVVQLEGLENATARNLLGKFINILLAVMAVLLVFVSTVANFITPLMKTRMRILSTALLVLFLFFLWKHWDSITYFLEHVLLPS
- the TMCC2 gene encoding transmembrane and coiled-coil domains protein 2 isoform X3; the encoded protein is MQDPHPPDSCPGKRILLLNSLLGVFLDKGDVATLGLPSATGHGDTDGPICLDVPDGTPDPHRTKAAIEHLHQKILKITEQIKIEQEARDDNVAEYLKLANNADKQQASRIKQVFEKKNQKSAQTIAQLHKKLEHYHKKLKEIEQNGPSRQPKDVFRDMHQGLKDVGANVRSSISGFGGGVVEGVKGGLSGLSQATHTAVVSKPREFASLIRNKFGSADNIAHLKDTLDDGHPEEASRALSGSATLVSSPKYGSDDECSSATSGSAGGSNSGAGPGGLGSPKSNTLEGHHSNFDTILEELREIKDSQSHLEDSMEDLKAQLQRDYTYMTQCLQEERYRYERLEEQLNDLTELHQNEMTNLKQELASMEEKVAYQSYERARDIQEAVESCLTRVTKMELQQQQQQVVQLEGLENATARNLLGKFINILLAVMAVLLVFVSTVANFITPLMKTRMRILSTALLVLFLFFLWKHWDSITYFLEHVLLPS
- the TMCC2 gene encoding transmembrane and coiled-coil domains protein 2 isoform X4, yielding MGMQPGSPCRVALGDPNLLAMELDKGDVATLGLPSATGHGDTDGPICLDVPDGTPDPHRTKAAIEHLHQKILKITEQIKIEQEARDDNVAEYLKLANNADKQQASRIKQVFEKKNQKSAQTIAQLHKKLEHYHKKLKEIEQNGPSRQPKDVFRDMHQGLKDVGANVRSSISGFGGGVVEGVKGGLSGLSQATHTAVVSKPREFASLIRNKFGSADNIAHLKDTLDDGHPEEASRALSGSATLVSSPKYGSDDECSSATSGSAGGSNSGAGPGGLGSPKSNTLEGHHSNFDTILEELREIKDSQSHLEDSMEDLKAQLQRDYTYMTQCLQEERYRYERLEEQLNDLTELHQNEMTNLKQELASMEEKVAYQSYERARDIQEAVESCLTRVTKMELQQQQQQVVQLEGLENATARNLLGKFINILLAVMAVLLVFVSTVANFITPLMKTRMRILSTALLVLFLFFLWKHWDSITYFLEHVLLPS